From Actinomycetes bacterium, a single genomic window includes:
- a CDS encoding GAP family protein, translating to ILMLFSSRAKVNGPAFLAGWMLALAIVSGVVYVACTNGNAATSTTTSDTIAWGKIVFGVVLLLLAVRNWRNRPAPDVVPQMPKWMASIDVLTPGKAFGFGVLMAGVNPKNLLLTVAAAAGLAELGLSTSEAVVSLIVFVVVGSLTIAGPVVYYFLGGAHAKAALDSLKDWLTMHNAAVTAVLFLVFGVDLIAKGIPPLTV from the coding sequence GATCCTCATGCTGTTCTCGTCGAGGGCCAAGGTGAACGGCCCGGCATTTCTGGCTGGTTGGATGCTCGCGCTCGCGATCGTGAGCGGAGTCGTGTACGTCGCCTGCACCAACGGAAATGCCGCGACCAGCACCACCACTTCCGACACGATCGCTTGGGGCAAGATCGTCTTCGGTGTGGTTCTTCTCCTGCTCGCCGTGCGCAACTGGCGGAACCGTCCAGCGCCGGATGTCGTGCCCCAGATGCCGAAGTGGATGGCCAGCATCGACGTCCTCACACCGGGGAAGGCGTTCGGCTTCGGGGTCCTCATGGCGGGTGTGAACCCGAAGAACCTACTCCTGACCGTCGCCGCGGCCGCCGGTCTCGCCGAGCTCGGACTGTCGACGAGCGAAGCGGTCGTCTCGCTGATCGTATTCGTCGTCGTCGGGAGCCTCACGATCGCAGGCCCGGTCGTCTACTACTTCCTCGGCGGCGCACATGCGAAGGCCGCCCTCGACTCGCTCAAGGACTGGCTCACGATGCACAACGCCGCAGTGACCGCGGTCCTGTTCCTCGTCTTCGGCGTCGACCTGATCGCCAAGGGCATCCCGCCGCTCACCGTGTAG